The following nucleotide sequence is from Deltaproteobacteria bacterium.
TCGTGAGTTTCAGGTGTGAGTTGCCTGGATTCCCCTGCACGCATTCTCAACGCTATTTGGCAATCAGATTGAGCAGTTGAGAATGCAGGAGAGTGTTGCTCGCAACAAGCCCCTGCAAGAGTGTCTTCGGTTGATTGAAAATGACCTGCCGACCATCAAGATGCGACACCCGTCCACCTGCCTCTTCCACGAGTAAGACGCCAGCGCAGATATCCCATTCATTCTTCGGAGTGAGGGTGAACGTGGCATCGGCATCGCCAATCGCGAGAACGGCTAACTTATATGCGATACTTCCCATCGGTCGCATCTGGAACTGGGAGAGGAAGTTTTTCCATTCTCCGCGTTTCGTTTCTGAACGGCTCGCGAGAATGGTCGCGGCAGAGAGTTGGCGTGTCTGGGTGACTTGTAACCGGCGCTGATCATGCCAGGCGCCCTGACCTCGCACAGCCCAAAACAGCTGATCGTGAATCGGATTATAGACAACCGCAACCATCGGTCGGCCATTGTCAATCAGTGCGATGGAAACACCAAACTCAGGAATTTTATCAATGAATTCTTTCGTGCCATCCAGCGGGTCGACAAGCCACACCCGTTGACGAGACAAGCGCTCGGGGGAATCGACCGTCTCTTCCGAGAGCCAGCCATACTGCGGGAACGCAGCGCGAAGTATCGCGTGGATTTTCTCATTGGCCTGGTGATCGGCAATCGTGACAGGGCTGTCTTTCCTGCGATCTTTGTAATCGACGGTGTACTGAGCAGAATAAAAAGAGCGAATGATCGCGCCAGCCTCGCGGGCTGCCGCGATAGCGCAATCCTTTTCTTGCGTAAAAGTAGGAGTCGTCATAAGCAGATGAAGAGGGGCAACCTTTCTCAGCGGTTATTTTTTCTTTTTCTTGAGGTGCTTCTGGTAATCTTTGGCCAACGTGGCGAGCAGCTCTTCCCGTTGATCATACAATCGTTTATGCGGGCGTTTCGCATGGTTGGCTACGGCGTAGGCACTCAACAGCGGTAAGGCTACAGTAGAGTCAACATAGCACACAACTGTGTCAGGAAGCGCATCTGGGTCGACCTTGCCCCACGTCACCCCTTCACTCGGGGTCGCGCCTGAGAGACCGCCGGTATCTGGGCGCGCATCTGTGAACTGGATGTAATAGTCATGTCCCTTTTCAGCGAGCCCCAACACTTCCTGGATTTGTGGCTCAGTTTGCAATGCAAAGTTTTTCGGTGAGCCACCACCAAGGATAAAGATGCCGCTTTTGCCACGGCTGCGCTTGGCGCCATAAACAATTGCCGCGGTTTCATTGACATCGCGTGACACGTCGAACACGAGACCGTTCCCTCGCAGCGCCTGGGCGGCAACATTCATGCCGATAGAACTATCGCCAGGGGAAGACGTGTAGATGGGGACGCCATACTCTGCCGCAACCGACAGGAGTGACCGTCGTTTCTGCCCGAGGGCTTTCTCGCGTTCTCGAACGTAGCGTCCCATGTGATAGTGAAACTCAGCTGTGCTCATCGGCTTCTGAAATTCAGGAGCGGTCATGGTTTGAAAGAAGAAGGCATCAGTTTTCAGCAGCACATCATAATCAAAGAAAATATCATAGATACGGACAACCTGATCTTGCCGCAGTGTGACATCGCTAACGTGAGGCGAACCTTGATGCATGGTGAGGCCGATGCCGAAATGGGTATCATGATAGAGATTGGCTCCTGTTGATACCATCCAATCAATAAAGCCATGCTCAATAAGCGGGATCAGGCAGGAAATGCCGAGGCCTGCCGGCGTGAGTGCTCCTGTAACGGTTACACCAATTGTGACATTCGGTTCGAGCATCTTCCGGGTAAAGAGCTGAG
It contains:
- a CDS encoding 3'(2'),5'-bisphosphate nucleotidase CysQ, with the protein product MTTPTFTQEKDCAIAAAREAGAIIRSFYSAQYTVDYKDRRKDSPVTIADHQANEKIHAILRAAFPQYGWLSEETVDSPERLSRQRVWLVDPLDGTKEFIDKIPEFGVSIALIDNGRPMVAVVYNPIHDQLFWAVRGQGAWHDQRRLQVTQTRQLSAATILASRSETKRGEWKNFLSQFQMRPMGSIAYKLAVLAIGDADATFTLTPKNEWDICAGVLLVEEAGGRVSHLDGRQVIFNQPKTLLQGLVASNTLLHSQLLNLIAK
- a CDS encoding deoxyhypusine synthase, which gives rise to MARTNRRSYGPKIDPRPVDRSISVTELIDQTFQAYNAARLREAAQLFTRKMLEPNVTIGVTVTGALTPAGLGISCLIPLIEHGFIDWMVSTGANLYHDTHFGIGLTMHQGSPHVSDVTLRQDQVVRIYDIFFDYDVLLKTDAFFFQTMTAPEFQKPMSTAEFHYHMGRYVREREKALGQKRRSLLSVAAEYGVPIYTSSPGDSSIGMNVAAQALRGNGLVFDVSRDVNETAAIVYGAKRSRGKSGIFILGGGSPKNFALQTEPQIQEVLGLAEKGHDYYIQFTDARPDTGGLSGATPSEGVTWGKVDPDALPDTVVCYVDSTVALPLLSAYAVANHAKRPHKRLYDQREELLATLAKDYQKHLKKKKK